One stretch of Ostrinia nubilalis chromosome 11, ilOstNubi1.1, whole genome shotgun sequence DNA includes these proteins:
- the LOC135076100 gene encoding cytochrome P450 6B7-like, translated as MAVYIFAAFFVVILCSFYLYARKKYSYWSDKGVKGPTPFPIVGNFGSVILVKDSVQQYIKTVHLKYAGEKLVGVYRGFQPMLLVRDPDLIKQVMVKDFHKFQDRGISSSGSRLSQNLFSADGEMWRILRQKLTPVFTSRKLKEMVPLMQQCVDKFVKYVDYLVENNIDHEMRSLASKYTLDVIGSCAFGLDLDACSDEENQFSIMAKKIFKPTVYVRFLTILDMLIPGVRKLFTTSTEILDFFLGLVRNVIKEREGTPPVRKDFMDLMIELREQGKVSRRKEDGISEIEMDDYLIAAQALVFYSAGFETSAATMSFLFYELALNPDIQDRIYQEVCKVYEKYNGQLTYESLKEMPYLDMVLDETLRKHSVAGILFRKALEDYTIPGTNVTIPKGTLIMVSANGLHADPEYFPNPEKFNPDRFLPENIKTLKQCTYLPFGEGPRNCIGMRFAKVQSLMGIAAFLKNFKIERSPKTDTHLEYDPKGIVLLTKGGIWVKISKR; from the exons ATGGCGGTCTATATTTTTGCCGCGTTTTTCGTTGTCATATTatgttcattttatttatacGCACGAAAAAAGTATAGTTACTGGTCGGATAAAGGCGTGAAAGGACCAACACCGTTTCCTATTGTGGGCAATTTTGGATCAGTGATATTAGTGAAAGACTCAGTTCAACAATATATAAAAACAGTGCATTTGAAATATGCTGGTGAAAAACTTGTTGGAGTATACCGAGGATTCCAGCCAATGCTTTTGGTTAGAGATCCAGACTTAATTAAGCAAGTGATGGTTAAAGACTTTCATAAATTCCAAGATAGAGGGATAAGTTCAAGCGGCAGTCGACTGAGCCAGAATTTATTTTCAGCAGATGGTGAAATGTGGAGAATTTTGAGGCAGAAACTCACACCTGTGTTTACATCAAGGAAACTCAAGGAGATGGTCCCTTTAATGCAGCAATGTGTTGACAAGTTTGTGAAATATGTAGATTATCTGGTTGAGAACAATATTGATCATGAAATGAGATCGTTAGCATCCAAATACACATTAGACGTTATAGGCTCCTGTGCATTTGGTTTAGATTTAGATGCATGTTCAGATGAAGAAAATCAGTTCAGTATAATGGCTAAGAAAATTTTTAAGCCGACGGTTTATGTAAGATTCCTAACTATCTTGGACATGTTGATCCCAGGCGTCCGTAAACTATTTACAACGAGTACCGAGATCCTAGATTTTTTTCTCGGTTTAGTCCGTAATGTTATAAAGGAGAGGGAGGGAACACCTCCAGTACGGAAAGATTTTATGGACTTGATGATAGAGTTAAGAGAACAAGGCAAAGTGAGCAGAAGGAAAGAAGACGGGATATCAGAAATTGAAATGGATGACTATCTTATTGCTGCACAAGCTTTAGTATTTTATTCGGCTGGTTTCGAAACATCTGCTGCTACAATGTCTTTTCTATTTTATGAGCTAGCGTTAAATCCGGACATACAGGATCGTATTTATCAAGAAGTGTGTAAAGTTTACGAAAAGTATAATGGGCAACTAACTTATGAGTCGCTGAAAGAGATGCCTTATTTGGATATGGTGTTGGACGAGACCTTGAGGAAGCATTCTGTTGCTGGCATTCTTTTCCGTAAAGCGCTTGAGGATTACACGATCCCCGGTACTAACGTGACAATCCCGAAAGGTACCTTGATTATGGTATCGGCTAATGGATTGCACGCTGACCCGGAATACTTCCCGAACCCGGAAAAATTCAACCCGGACCGGTTTCTGCCAGAAAATATCAAGACTCTCAAACAATGCACTTACTTGCCCTTCGGTGAAGGGCCCCGAAATTGCATAG GTATGCGCTTTGCTAAGGTGCAATCGTTGATGGGCATCGCagcgtttttgaaaaatttcaaaattgaaCGATCTCCCAAGACCGATACTCATTTAGAATATGACCCAAAAGGCATAGTGCTATTGACAAAAGGTGGGATTTGGGTAAAAATATCTAAACGataa